In a single window of the Antedon mediterranea chromosome 1, ecAntMedi1.1, whole genome shotgun sequence genome:
- the LOC140063625 gene encoding uncharacterized protein, whose translation MNSSVLKPVLGLAIPGIYLVYRYQQLRSEKQEKKDKRKITEKELDILNRKIEKLLKKLDKYDLSEPASSKEEECVVCLNTKACIHTFPCGHKIICRKCFVKTIQIAVSQRVLPLRCVMCRTRIDRLKHPVHNAILL comes from the exons ATGAATTCTTCAGTTTTGAAGCCAGTTTTAGGACTAGCCATACCAGGTATCTATTTAGTATATAGATATCAACAACTAAGGAGTgaaaaacaagaaaagaaagatAAGCGGAAAATCACCGAAAAGGAGTTAGATATTCTGAACAGGAAAATT GAGAAGCTTCTAAAGAAACTAGACAAATATGACCTGTCGGAGCCTGCAAGTTCAAAAGAAGAAGag TGTGTTGTGTGTCTGAATACAAAGGCTTGTATTCATACGTTTCCATGTGGACACAAGATAATCTGCCGTAAATGTTTTGTGAAGACCATTCAAATTGCTGTGTCGCAACGTGTCCTACCTTTGCGTTGCGTCATGTGCAGGACTCGTATTGATCGACTTAAGCATCCAGTTCATAATGCTATATTATTGTGA